A region from the Gossypium hirsutum isolate 1008001.06 chromosome A08, Gossypium_hirsutum_v2.1, whole genome shotgun sequence genome encodes:
- the LOC107902426 gene encoding ammonium transporter 2 member 5 has product MSLPSNLHPDEASPPWLNKGDNSWQLTAATLVGLQSVPGLVILYGSIVKKKWAVNSAFMALYAFAAVLICWVGWGYRMSFGDKFIPFLGMPNVSLDAQYLIDRAFLGYLPNATMVYFQFVFAAITLILIAGALLGRMNFLAWMLFVPLWVTFSYTITAYSIWCPGGWLAKRGLIDYSGGYVIHLSSGVAGFTAAYWVGPRTTKDRERFPPNNILLMLAGAGLLWMGWTGFNGGDPYTVSTDASLAVLNTHVCTATSLLTWLILDCIFFGKPSVVGATQGMITGLVCITPAAGVVQGWAAILMGMMSGSIPWYTMIVLHKKVWFLKQVDDTMAVFHTHAVAGSLGGILTGVFAVPKFNRLFYMVTDWQHYIGLFYGFHDGRTTAGFRQLGVQLLGILFVVFVHATMTSIICLLISLVVPLRLSEEELQTGDDAIHGEEAYALWGDGEKYESKHNSV; this is encoded by the exons ATGTCTCTACCCTCGAACTTGCATCCCGATGAGGCTAGCCCACCTTGGTTGAACAAAGGAGACAATTCTTGGCAGCTCACCGCAGCCACCCTGGTGGGGCTCCAAAGTGTTCCGGGACTCGTGATACTATACGGGAGCATTGTGAAGAAGAAATGGGCTGTCAACTCGGCTTTCATGGCCCTTTACGCCTTTGCTGCTGTCCTTATTTGTTGGGTCGGGTGGGGGTACCGTATGTCTTTCGGGGACAAGTTCATTCCCTTCCTAGGGATGCCTAACGTGTCCTTGGACGCTCAGTATCTCATTGACAGGGCCTTTCTTGGCTATTTGCCAAATGCAACCATGGTATATTTCCAGTTCGTGTTTGCAGCTATCACTTTAATTCTCATAGCCGGGGCATTGCTTGGAAGGATGAATTTCCTTGCATGGATGTTGTTTGTGCCACTCTGGGTGACGTTTTCCTACACAATCACTGCCTACAGTATTTGGTGCCCTGGAGGGTGGCTGGCTAAGCGTGGCCTTATTGATTATTCTGGAGGATATGTTATTCATTTATCGTCTGGTGTAGCTGGTTTCACTGCAGCTTACTGG GTTGGACCAAGGACTACAAAGGACAGGGAGAGGTTCCCACCAAACAACATCCTGCTGATGCTTGCAGGGGCTGGACTGCTTTGGATGGGATGGACCGGTTTCAATGGTGGCGATCCGTATACTGTCAGTACGGACGCTTCGTTGGCCGTCCTTAACACCCACGTTTGCACTGCCACTAGCTTATTGACATGGCTCATACTTGACTGTATTTTCTTTGGGAAACCCTCCGTGGTTGGAGCCACTCAAGGCATGATCACTGGTCTAGTTTGCATCACCCCAGCAGCAG GAGTGGTGCAAGGATGGGCAGCAATATTGATGGGAATGATGTCTGGTAGCATCCCATGGTACACAATGATCGTCCTACACAAGAAGGTATGGTTTCTGAAGCAAGTGGATGACACGATGGCTGTGTTCCATACGCACGCGGTGGCAGGCAGCTTAGGAGGGATTCTGACTGGCGTGTTCGCCGTGCCTAAGTTCAACCGGCTTTTCTACATGGTGACCGATTGGCAGCACTACATCGGTCTTTTCTACGGATTCCATGACGGTCGTACAACAGCAGGGTTCAGGCAATTGGGTGTTCAATTGTTAGGGATCTTGTTTGTGGTGTTCGTGCATGCAACCATGACGAGCATAATATGCTTGTTGATAAGCTTGGTGGTTCCACTGAGGTTGAGTGAGGAGGAGTTGCAAACTGGGGATGATGCAATCCATGGAGAGGAAGCATATGCATTGTGGGGAGATGGGGAGAAATATGAGTCTAAGCACAACTCTGTTTAA